One Purpureocillium takamizusanense chromosome 1, complete sequence genomic window carries:
- a CDS encoding uncharacterized protein (COG:S~EggNog:ENOG503NX2X~TransMembrane:1 (o275-294i)) has translation MDTEPKLQQASSTQRVIKPRGKWRSSDISEGSHITDSTAAGSQKILANASTAGVGTSTRTDFAITSRKRNRDFHRHFGSVPNCDYLIDDYSCALQKDILTHGRLYVSRGNISFSSNIFGWVTTLVIKFDELESIAKKSTALIFRNGLMISTVHANYTFASFSNRDTAYDLIVNIWNLGHLSLKSTMNGVRVEGTGGDKTERVGGIEAPVVENEFSPVPFESGDVSAEYNNEGVLSDEEDEEDEEGRAKSGTKFSGMESDVQRPARRKVPPMPTTAFMSALLVALLVAICVRWGAIGVAR, from the exons ATGGATACGGAACCCAAGCTCCAACAAGCGTCGAGCACGCAGCGCGTCATTAAGCCACGTGGAAAATGGAGAAGCTCCGACATTAGCGAAGGGAGTCACATAACcgacagcaccgccgccgggtccCAAAAAATACTGGCCAACGCATCCACGGCCGGCGTTGGGACTTCCACGCGCACCGACTTCGCCATTACCAGCAGGAAACGCAACCGCGATTTCCATAGACACTTTGGGAGCGTCCCTAACTGTGACTACCTCATCGACGATTACAGCTGTGCTCTGCAAAAAGACATTCTGACGCACGGCCGGCTGTACGTGTCACGGGGTAACATCAGCTTCAGCAGCAATATCTTTGGTTGGGTTACGACCCTGGTGATTAAATTTGACGAACTTGAGTCCATTGCGAAAAAAAGCACTGCCCTGATCTTTAGAAACGGGCTCATGATCTCCACAGTTCATGCCAATTATACCTTTGCAAGCTTCTCCAACAGAGACACGGCCTACGACCTCATCGTCAACATCTGGAACCTTGGGCATCTAAGCTTGAAGAGCACGATGAATGGAGTCCGGGTGGAGGGTACTGGAGGTGACAAGACTGAAcgggtcggcggcatcgaggctCCAGTTGTGGAGAACGAGTTCTCACCTGTTCCATTCGAGTCCGGAGACGTCAGTGCTGAGTACAACAACGAAGGAGTCTTAtctgacgaggaggatgaggaggatgaggagggtCGAGCAAAGTCGGGGACGAAGTTCAGTGGCATGGAGTCCGACGTGCAGCGCCCGGCTCGGAGGAAGGTGCCACCAATGCCAACCACTGCCTTCATGAgcgcgctgctcgtggccTTGCTGGTGGCTATATGTGTTCG GTGGGGAGCTATTGGCGTGGCTAGATGA
- the TUB2_1 gene encoding Tubulin beta chain (Beta tubulin), variant 2 (COG:Z~EggNog:ENOG503NVXK) encodes MSVYFTEASSNKYVPRAVLVDLEPGTMDAVRAGPFGQLFRPDNFVFGQSSAGNNWAKGHYTEGAELVDQVLDVVRREAEGCDCLQGFQIAHSLGGGTGSGMGTLLISKIREGKSCLDLSWCYILTTAGTEFPDRMMATFSVVPSPKVSDTVVEPYNATLSVHQLVENSDATFCIDNEALLDICMRTLKISNPSYGDLNHLVSAVMSGISTSLRFPGQLNSDLRKMAVNMVPFPRLHFFMVGFAPLTSRSAHSFRAVTVPDLTQQLFDPKNMMAGSDFRNGRYLTCSAIFRGKVSMKEVEDQMRNLQRKNSAYFVEWIPNNIQTSSCSVPPQGLKMSSTFIGNSTAIQEIFKRVGEQFTAMFRRKAFLHWYTGEGMDEMEFTEAESNMNDLVSEYQQYQNATAYDEEEAGYREEEYAEEEVPGEGLT; translated from the exons ATGAGCGTCTACTTCACTGAG GCGTCCAGCAACAAATATGTCCCACGCGCTGTGCTCGTGGACCTAGAGCCTGGTACGATGGATGCGGTTCGCGCCGGCCCATTCGGTCAACTGTTTCGCCCAGACAATTTTGTCTTTGGACAGTCAAGCGCCGGCAACAACTGGGCCAAGGGCCACTACACTGAAGGCGCTGAATTGGTCGACCAGGTGCTCGACGTAGTCCgtcgcgaggccgagggctgCGACTGCCTGCAGGGCTTCCAAATCGCTCactcgctcggcggcggtacTGGCTCCGGCATGGGTACGCTGCTGATTTCTAAGATTCGCGAAGGTAAGAGTTGCCTCGATCTCTCGTGGTGCTACATACTTACCACGGCAGGAACAGAGTTCCCGGATAGGATGATGGCTACTTTTAGcgtcgtgccgtcgccgaaaGTGTCAGACACCGTGGTGGAGCCATATAACGCGACCTTGTCCGTGCATCAGTTGGTTGAGAACTCGGACGCAACTTTTTGCATCGACAATGAGGCACTGCTAGATATTTGCATGCGTACATTGAAAATATCTAACCCTTCGTACGGCGATCTCAACCATCTTGTATCCGCCGTCATGTCCGGTATCTCAACTTCATTGCGCTTTCCCGGCCAGCTGAACTCAGATCTTCGAAAGATGGCCGTTAACATG GTTCCCTTTCCGCGTCTACACTTCTTCATGGTTGGCTTCGCACCACTAACCAGTCGTAGCGCGCACTCTTTCCGCGCTGTTACCGTGCCCGATTTGACCCAGCAGTTGTTCGACCCCAAGAACATGATGGCCGGCTCCGACTTCCGTAACGGCCGGTACCTGACCTGCTCCGCTATCTTCCGTGGCAAAGTGTCCATGAAGGAGGTGGAGGACCAGATGCGCAACTTGCAGCGAAAGAACTCGGCTTATTTCGTCGAATGGATCCCCAATAACATACAAACGTCGTCATGCTCCGTCCCACCACAAGGTCTGAAAATGTCATCCACCTTTATCGGCAATTCGACCGCCATCCAGGAGATTTTCAAGCGCGTTGGCGAGCAGTTCACCGCCATGTTTCGCCGCAAGGCATTTCTGCACTGGTACACGGGGGAGGGCATGGACGAAATGGAGTTTACGGAAGCCGAGTCCAACATGAATGACTTGGTATCAGAGTACCAGCAGTATCAGAATGCGACCGCgtacgacgaggaggaggccggaTACCGTGAGGAGGAGTatgccgaggaggaggtccCAGGTGAGGGGCTCACCTAA
- the TUB2_1 gene encoding Tubulin beta chain (Beta tubulin) (COG:Z~EggNog:ENOG503NVXK), with translation MISQGNQIGSAFWQTIAGEHGLDSNGIYHGDSDLQLDRMSVYFTEASSNKYVPRAVLVDLEPGTMDAVRAGPFGQLFRPDNFVFGQSSAGNNWAKGHYTEGAELVDQVLDVVRREAEGCDCLQGFQIAHSLGGGTGSGMGTLLISKIREEFPDRMMATFSVVPSPKVSDTVVEPYNATLSVHQLVENSDATFCIDNEALLDICMRTLKISNPSYGDLNHLVSAVMSGISTSLRFPGQLNSDLRKMAVNMVSPTLPCRAARPSLGDANNALPFCPGSLSASTLLHGWLRTTNQS, from the exons ATGATTTCACAGGGCAACCAAATAGGTTCTGCCTTCTGGCAGACTATtgccggcgagcacggccTAGATAGTAATGGCAT ATACCATGGAGACTCCGACCTGCAACTCGATCGGATGAGCGTCTACTTCACTGAG GCGTCCAGCAACAAATATGTCCCACGCGCTGTGCTCGTGGACCTAGAGCCTGGTACGATGGATGCGGTTCGCGCCGGCCCATTCGGTCAACTGTTTCGCCCAGACAATTTTGTCTTTGGACAGTCAAGCGCCGGCAACAACTGGGCCAAGGGCCACTACACTGAAGGCGCTGAATTGGTCGACCAGGTGCTCGACGTAGTCCgtcgcgaggccgagggctgCGACTGCCTGCAGGGCTTCCAAATCGCTCactcgctcggcggcggtacTGGCTCCGGCATGGGTACGCTGCTGATTTCTAAGATTCGCGAAG AGTTCCCGGATAGGATGATGGCTACTTTTAGcgtcgtgccgtcgccgaaaGTGTCAGACACCGTGGTGGAGCCATATAACGCGACCTTGTCCGTGCATCAGTTGGTTGAGAACTCGGACGCAACTTTTTGCATCGACAATGAGGCACTGCTAGATATTTGCATGCGTACATTGAAAATATCTAACCCTTCGTACGGCGATCTCAACCATCTTGTATCCGCCGTCATGTCCGGTATCTCAACTTCATTGCGCTTTCCCGGCCAGCTGAACTCAGATCTTCGAAAGATGGCCGTTAACATGGTAAGCCCGACCCTGCCGTGCCGGGCTGCGCGACCGTCATTAGGTGATGCTAACAATGCTCTCCCATTCTGTCCAGGTTCCCTTTCCGCGTCTACACTTCTTCATGGTTGGCTTCGCACCACTAACCAGTCGTAG
- a CDS encoding uncharacterized protein (COG:S~EggNog:ENOG503P9FC), which yields MIWSEAYWMEPGQIVRRCNGVESRHRARDAYIKQQDAEAQLVAAGVFKWRRAFWYLIKTLESVANHNDNTVASRDDTAEVLLQADFHIPAVACWIKHNGRKLFDEIAKDELRLWNERDVPVEARHFDQPTKRWSFWAERLSEFARDEPDDIVKRAACHAVKNMEAIAGASCRYSARHDERDGTCIICPTVTDDLRVD from the coding sequence ATGATTTGGTCCGAAGCCTACTGGATGGAACCGGGACAGATTGTCAGACGGTGCAATGGCGTGGAATCCAGACATCGTGCGAGGGACGCATACATTAAGCAGCAAGATGCTGAGGCACAGTTGGTCGCAGCGGGCGTGTTCAAGTGGAGGCGCGCGTTCTGGTACCTCATCAAAACACTAGAAAGTGTGGCAAATCACAATGACAATACTGTAGCATCCCGGGATGACACAGCGGAGGTGCTGCTCCAAGCGGACTTCCATATCCCGGCTGTCGCCTGTTGGATCAAGCACAACGGACGCAAGCTGTTCGACGAGATTGCCAAAGATGAACTCAGGCTTTGGAACGAGAGGGATGTCCCAGTGGAGGCCCGGCACTTTGACCAGCCCACGAAGCGTTGGTCGTTTTGGGCAGAACGACTGAGCGAATTTGCGAGAGACGAGCCGGACGACATTGTCAAACGCGCGGCGTGCCACGCTGTGAAGAACATGGAGGCCATTGCAGGAGCATCTTGCCGGTACAGTGCGCGGCATGATGAAAGAGACGGAACTTGTATCATTTGCCCAACTGTGACGGACGATCTAAGGGTAGACTAG
- a CDS encoding uncharacterized protein (COG:S~EggNog:ENOG503P77W), whose amino-acid sequence MSASKDSKLYNEQELRLKRLYGRIPSKRDLLDHQLEGRKYFDSGDFSLSQASKPSDAGAVKTGGEHPLREGISHPVSAVPSSSNVNYIGPQQEKAHLKAGVVTHGSQLREIAGQAPGEPGEANK is encoded by the exons ATGAGTGCTTCCAAAGACTCGAAGCTATATAACGAGCAGGAGCTCCGCCTAAAGCGCTTGTACGGAAGGATACCAAGCAAAAGAGACCTTCTCGATCATCAATTAGAG GGAAGGAAGTATTTCGATTCCGGCGACTTTTCTCTCTCccaggcaagcaagccttCGGATGCTGGCGCAGTTAAGACAGGGGGCGAGCACCCCCTGCGGGAGGGCATATCTCACCCGGTCTCTGCTGTCCCGAGCTCGAGCAATGTCAATTACATTGGTCCGCAGCAAGAGAAGGCCCACTTGAAAGCTGGCGTGGTAACACATGGCAGCCAACTCCGAGAGATTGCCGGTCAGGCTCCTGGCGAACCTGGCGAGGCGAACAAGTGA
- a CDS encoding uncharacterized protein (EggNog:ENOG503P7QJ), with the protein MPPDRQVSKKHTNAPRAYQARQTSMPSTVSAALRAIAPSLRSRSITTSSILSSPSSKNAQTANTTIDSANRGSSSIPRASVKPKVYNSNIWGSGSDPGSQLTKDQKEEVDEHNRYFAKNQSSGNKEKVDDNFWKEHSKD; encoded by the coding sequence ATGCCACCGGACAGACAAGTAAGCAAGAAGCATACCAACGCGCCGAGAGCATATCAAGCACGGCAAACCAGTATGCCCTCCACAGTtagcgccgccctccgcgccaTCGCACCCAGCCTCCGCTCCCGGTCTATTACAACTTCATCTATCCTATCCTCTCCCAGCAGCAAGAATGCCCAAACCGCCAACACAACGATCGACTCCGCAAACCGTGGTAGTAGCTCGATTCCCAGGGCCAGCGTCAAGCCCAAGGTCTACAACTCGAACATCTGGGGCTCTGGCTCCGATCCTGGCAGTCAGCTCACAAAGGACcagaaggaggaggtggacgaACATAACCGCTACTTTGCCAAGAACCAGAGCTCAGGAAACAAAGAGAAAGTGGACGACAACTTCTGGAAGGAGCACTCCAAAGACTGA